The genomic stretch TTGAAAGGGCTTCACTTTGCCGAGAAGCCACTCCTGAGTATGGCTCGGTTTTTCGGCCAATACATCGGGGAGTAAAGATCCCAACATGCCTGTATTTTGTAAACCAGAAAGTCGATTGCTAAGTTCCTGCGCTGACTTCGCAGAAGTACGAGTTTCAACGAGTGCTTTTAACTCCGGAGATAGACTTTCATTGACAAGCAACGGTAGTTGAGGTACCTGCGAACCGTTTGCTAGTTTTGCGTAAGGCAAGTTTTTAGGTAACGTGGGTAACTGGTAGTTTTCATACGCAAGTAGCTTCCCTTCTTCGTCCGAATCAACACCAACGATCAGATTGTAGGTTTGTGGAAGAGAAAAGCCTACTTTTTCGACCACTTCATTAGGTCCCACTTCCATCCCCATCGCTCGGTTGGCATAAAACGAAGGTCGTTCATTGGGTAAGGTGAGCATATAGGTCGTCTCGAGATCGTTATTGGAGAGCGGCAATCCATTTTCTTTATAGATTTTCACTGTGGTTAAAGTGGGAGATTGCCAAACAGAGCTTGGCAGTTCCAACTCAACACTTCCAGTATCGTTTGTAAAAAAGCCTACGACAGAGACGGGAGCCGCAATCTCGATGCCGCTAATTTTTTTTATTTTTTCATAATCGGCAATCGAAATTCCGCCCATTCCTCCGGTTAAATAATTTTCCTCCACTTTTTCATCCGATTCTGCATTTTCCTTTTGTGGGCGCTCAGGGCGCACCAAGATATCGTAACTGCCTCTGGCAAACATCGCGATCGATTGATCGGTAGCCAATTTTGTTGACTGCAAACTACTGATGGAAGCGGGAATCGAGGCCAGCAAAAGAGTGAGCAAAAGTATCGATGTGATAAAGGTCCGTGATGACTTTTTGGCTGACTTTATGATGTAGCTATACATGGGTCGTCTCTCCGTCCCTTCCTAGAAATAAAGGGAGAAGCGGGGCTTCTCCCTATTGCTAAAATATTTTACCAATTTTTTACGTATATATCTCTCCAATCCCAACTGCTCACTCCACCACTGTTTGTATTCAACTGAATACGGTAAATATTCGCAGAGCCATACAACCAACGCCAAGTCTTCGTTTTGTTATAGCCACTATATCCGCTGGAATTCCCATCACCCCAATAAATCGTACTGCCAAAGAATCCATTTCCTCCATCCCAGCTACCAGTACCATCCAGATACAATTGGTTGAAGTACGGTTGACTTGTTGAAAGAGTTGTCGTTACATAATCACCGCCCTCAGGAGCGACTAGAGAATTCTCATATACAGTCTTTTGATCGACTACCGTTCCAGCAAAAGCAATGCTACCACCAGAGATTGACAGCGTCAGACCTAATGACAAAACCAGTAGAACTGCCTTTTTCATAAAATCACCTCTATTTTTTTATATATGAAATATATTATTTTAATAGTATTTTTTTGTCAACGCCATATAAATGACTATATTTCTACTCTTTCCATACACTGTAAACCACATTTGACAAAATTTAGATACGATAGTAACTTAACTTCATCATCTCTCGTAGTAGGAAATTTATTGAACACGAAGCAAACTGTACAACGTATGTCCTTCCACATCTCCATTGAAGCGGTATCTTCGCTATGAACATCAGGCAACGAACGGCCCTGATCATTGGAGTAGCGATTTCCGCCCTTTTGCTCGGTTGCACCGATGAGACGGCGCAAGAGAATACATCTGTCCAGCAAGATCCGACGCCAAGTGCTTCTCAGGCTCAAAAATTGCTCAGCATCAGAGCGAACTACGCACCACCCGAGAAAAAACAAACACCGACTCAGTCGGCACTTCATCAATTGGTGTGGGAACTATCCAACTCTGAGAAACGCTCCCCAACACCGCAAGATATACAGTGGACGACCACGTTCTTACAGAACAGCGTGGTCATGCTGAAAGTTCCTGTTACAGACCCGTGGTTCAATCTGGTATTTCTTTCCCAGCAGGAGCAGGAATGGACCATGTTTGGATATGCGAATCTCCCTGTCACCACGGATCGAATGAACTCATCGAAAAACGGGCTCAACTTGCCGATGAATAGCTTTAATTCCGCCCATTTGTCCGACAGCACGAACACCCACTTCATCTGGGCTTTTTTAGATGAAGCGAAACATGTGGTCATCTGGAAATATCCACATACTGCCCCGTTCTCAGTCAACGCGAACGCCAAGGTTGTTTCGATCAACGGACGAGAAGGTTGGTATGCCACCCAAGAAACGGACAGTGGATACTTGTACTACATCGAACAAGGTCACGTCGTTTGGCTGACTGGAAATGTGACCGAAAGTGAATTGTTATCGGTTGCAAGGTCACTACCTAGCTCGACATCACACTCCTTTCCTTACACATACTAGCTGAATTAGCCGCATGAGATTCCTACCCGATCAACGCACGCCTTGTCCTTGTTTTCGAATTGGAAAAATGATACAATAGATCTCAGTTGTTACTTTAACAATTTACTTTTCGTGAGGAGCGAAGTGAAGTGTCTATTGATGCTTATCTGAATTTTAATGGAAATTGCCGTGAAGCGGTGGAGTTTTACACCGATGTTTTCGGTGCTGAGAAACCTCAACTCATGACATTTGCAGACATGCCGCCGCATCCCGATTATCCGCTCGCTGAAGAATCAAAACAACTGATCATGCACACTCAGCTGACCATCGGCGGAAGCAGAGTGATGTTTTCAGACGTAATGCCCGAGATGCCTTTTGTAGTTGGCAACAACATCAGCTTGGCTTTTGTAACGGACAACAAGGATGATATTCAATCCGCCTTTGAAAAGCTGAAAGTAGGCGGCACTGTTAATATGGAACTGCAAGAAACGTTCTGGAGCAAATACTTCGGCATGGTGACCGATAAATTTGGCGTGGGCTGGCAATTGAACTTGAACGTTGAGGAGTAATAACGGCTCAATCCTATTTTCCACATGGATTGCCGTGTAACCAAAAGGCGACGCTTCCGCATCGGAGGCGCCGCCTTTTTGTGCACTTCGAGGTATCTGGGTGGGATGTCTGCTCGCTGGCAGTCCAAACTCCCTCCTGTCGCATCACAAAAAACGGATTCGGAGCTCGCCTGCCCCGAATCCGTCTTGCCCTACCACGACCTCATCTACACCGCCTGCGTCTCTTCTCCCACCGACTCGCGGTACAGTTTTCCCTTCAGCCACAGGAATAGCACCGCTGCCGACACGACGCAGATCGCCGCCAGCATCCAGCCGCCGATGGCGCTCGGGATGTAGCCGCCGATAATGGAAAACAGCGGCAGGGAGATGCCGTACGCCAACCGAGACATCGACAGCCAGGTCGCCACGACTCGTCCGCGCAGTTCCGGTTTCGAGTAGGTCATCAGCGAGGTTTCTGTGATCACGTTTACTTTGGATTGGAAGATGTTCGCGAGCAGCATCACCGCGAAGAACAAGTACCAGTTGTGAATGATAAACATGCATCCAAGCCCGATCCCATACAACATGTTGGATGGGAAGTAGATCTTGAAATACGAACTGTCGTCAAACTTGCGCTTTTTAAAATACTGCTTGAGCAAGACCGCCCCGATGATATAGGCGACGGCCGTCACCGAGTAACCGATGCCGACGCCCGCGTCACCCGCTTGCAGTTCGTTCAGGACGTAAAGCGGGAACAGGATATAGATAAATCCGAGACAGAAGTCACGGAAGAATTGCAGCCAGAACACGCTGACCAATTGCGGGCATTTTTTTACATACTCGATCCCCTCTTTGACCTGTTGCAGATAAGGCAGGCGCGCCGCTGACTTTTTCTCCATCGGGGTGTACTTGATCAGCGCGATAAACACAGCCGATACCAAATAAGAGAACGCGTCAAAATACAGGATGTTCACAGCGCCGACCCACTGGGTCAAAAAGCCACCTATGGCGCTGGCCAGCACCATCATGGTCGAGTTGAGCAGCGCAAACGACGAAGTGGCTGCGATCAAGTTTTGCTCCTTCAAAATCTCGGGAATCATCGAGGTCCGCGCCGGAGCGAAGGCGGCCGATGCGAACGCGCCAAACGAGATACAGGCGTAGATCACCCAGATGTTCTCCATCATCACACCCGCAACGATCCCAAGCGTCGAGATCGTACGCAGGATGTCTACCCAAATCATCAAGCGCTTCTTGTTCCAGCGATCGACAAACGGCCCCATCATAATGCCACCGAACAGCACCGGCAGGACACTGGCGATGAACAGACCTCCGATCGAGGAGGCGGTAGGCACGATGGCATAGATCACCGAAATCAGCGCGATCGTTTTAAACCAGTCGCCAAACAAGGAGACCATCTGCCCGAAATAGAGCATGGTAAAATTGCGATTTTTAAACGGAGACGGCAATTTCTCCGTCGTCGCTGTAGACATGTCGAACCCCCCTTTTCCAAAATGATAAACGGTCAAGTGACAAACAAAGACCAGCATGAAGCGAGCGCCTCTTCATGCTGGTGAACGCCTATTGAATCACGGCAAGCTCCGTGTTCTCGTAGAAGTCTCGATCCTTTTGCGTATACTCGACATATCGGTCATACGTCTTCTTCTGATCTTCCGGCAGCAGGTCGATCATCACATGCATATACCAGATCTTGCCGAGTTCGGTCAGTTTGAGCAGCCCGTCTTCTTTGATGACCAGCCCCATTTTTTCAAACTTTTCGATCTTTTCCCAATACTCGGCTGGCAAGTCGAGCTGGCTCAGGTACTCCAGCGATACTTTCATGTGTTTCGGGAAGTAGATCAATCCTTTTTCTTTCGCATCATACTCTTTGGCACGCATGACCGGCAGGGTGCCGTTCTCCACCGCGCGGATGTACTCATCAGTCCTCACGCTGTTCGAATGCGAGATACCGCTCAAGTACGAAGCAGCCGCCTGACCGCAGCCGATGTATTCGTCTTCGTAGCTGCCGTAGATCGTCGCCCCAAAT from Tumebacillus algifaecis encodes the following:
- a CDS encoding VOC family protein produces the protein MSIDAYLNFNGNCREAVEFYTDVFGAEKPQLMTFADMPPHPDYPLAEESKQLIMHTQLTIGGSRVMFSDVMPEMPFVVGNNISLAFVTDNKDDIQSAFEKLKVGGTVNMELQETFWSKYFGMVTDKFGVGWQLNLNVEE
- a CDS encoding MFS transporter gives rise to the protein MSTATTEKLPSPFKNRNFTMLYFGQMVSLFGDWFKTIALISVIYAIVPTASSIGGLFIASVLPVLFGGIMMGPFVDRWNKKRLMIWVDILRTISTLGIVAGVMMENIWVIYACISFGAFASAAFAPARTSMIPEILKEQNLIAATSSFALLNSTMMVLASAIGGFLTQWVGAVNILYFDAFSYLVSAVFIALIKYTPMEKKSAARLPYLQQVKEGIEYVKKCPQLVSVFWLQFFRDFCLGFIYILFPLYVLNELQAGDAGVGIGYSVTAVAYIIGAVLLKQYFKKRKFDDSSYFKIYFPSNMLYGIGLGCMFIIHNWYLFFAVMLLANIFQSKVNVITETSLMTYSKPELRGRVVATWLSMSRLAYGISLPLFSIIGGYIPSAIGGWMLAAICVVSAAVLFLWLKGKLYRESVGEETQAV